One window of Marinomonas primoryensis genomic DNA carries:
- a CDS encoding amino acid ABC transporter permease, with the protein MFDYNFHWRPVLKSLPDLIQAGFVTLEIASLAMFLGVVIGLCLALMRMNMKGPLKWFAVTWIEIARNTPALFQLFFFGFGLGAFGINLSPFTIILTGLSFNCAGYLAENFRGGFQAIPVMQINSARCLGMNSWQAYTRIVIPQVLRIVYYPITNQMVWAVLMSSLGMLVGFKELSGETQFFASKTFRVFEYFAVAAVIYYVIVKIVLGASRLLAMRLFRY; encoded by the coding sequence ATGTTTGATTATAATTTCCATTGGCGGCCTGTTTTAAAAAGCCTTCCCGACCTAATCCAAGCGGGTTTTGTCACCCTTGAAATTGCCTCCTTAGCGATGTTTTTAGGTGTTGTTATTGGTCTTTGCTTGGCGTTAATGCGCATGAATATGAAAGGCCCACTAAAGTGGTTTGCTGTAACCTGGATCGAAATCGCACGTAACACACCCGCACTGTTCCAGCTGTTCTTTTTTGGCTTTGGTTTAGGTGCTTTTGGCATCAACTTATCGCCTTTTACTATTATTTTAACGGGCCTCAGCTTTAACTGCGCAGGCTACCTTGCTGAAAATTTTCGCGGCGGCTTCCAAGCCATTCCCGTGATGCAAATCAACTCGGCTCGCTGTTTAGGCATGAACAGTTGGCAGGCTTACACTCGCATTGTCATTCCTCAGGTTTTACGGATTGTCTATTACCCCATCACCAATCAAATGGTCTGGGCGGTACTAATGTCTTCTCTAGGCATGCTAGTTGGCTTTAAAGAACTCAGTGGGGAAACTCAGTTCTTTGCCAGTAAAACCTTCCGCGTATTCGAGTATTTTGCTGTCGCAGCTGTTATTTACTATGTCATTGTCAAAATAGTACTAGGGGCCTCTCGCTTGTTAGCGATGCGTCTATTTCGATATTAA
- a CDS encoding transporter substrate-binding domain-containing protein, whose protein sequence is MKKIITALLSIAALNSIAVTADTLDDVADRGTLRCGVVLDFPPIGYRDANNEPAGFDVDYCHDLAKSLEVDVKIMPLTWSERLPVIATGRADVVFGGTSDSLARARTVGFSIPYAIYYSQGVVNSKSNITSIDDIRGKRVAAALGTLPEQEWLKIAAKWGEENLYQSYQSENEVFLAVAQGKADIGLTTNTAIKPITQQYANLEAGPRMPWVADYTSIVGKRQDVTWLNYLNLFVTHQVRSGRYQELWGKYVGSDAPDLRIPGVMY, encoded by the coding sequence ATGAAGAAAATAATAACGGCGCTTTTGTCTATCGCAGCCCTGAATTCCATCGCGGTCACAGCAGATACGCTAGATGATGTGGCAGACAGAGGAACGCTACGCTGCGGCGTGGTACTTGATTTCCCGCCGATTGGCTATCGTGATGCGAACAACGAACCTGCAGGATTCGACGTGGATTACTGTCACGATCTTGCTAAGTCGCTGGAAGTGGATGTAAAAATAATGCCTCTCACATGGTCTGAACGCTTACCGGTTATCGCGACAGGTCGCGCTGATGTTGTGTTTGGTGGCACCTCTGACAGCTTGGCGCGTGCACGAACGGTCGGCTTTAGTATTCCTTATGCCATTTATTACTCTCAGGGAGTGGTGAATTCAAAAAGTAACATTACATCAATTGACGATATTCGCGGCAAACGTGTTGCCGCCGCGCTAGGCACTCTGCCAGAGCAGGAGTGGTTAAAAATCGCAGCGAAATGGGGCGAAGAAAACTTATATCAGAGCTACCAATCTGAAAACGAGGTTTTTCTTGCTGTCGCTCAAGGCAAGGCCGACATCGGTCTTACGACGAACACCGCCATTAAACCCATCACTCAGCAGTACGCTAATTTAGAAGCAGGCCCTCGTATGCCTTGGGTGGCGGATTACACTTCCATTGTTGGCAAACGCCAGGATGTCACTTGGTTAAATTACTTAAACTTGTTTGTAACCCATCAAGTTCGTTCAGGTCGCTACCAAGAGCTTTGGGGCAAATATGTTGGAAGTGATGCACCTGATCTGCGTATACCTGGCGTCATGTATTAA
- the gabT gene encoding 4-aminobutyrate--2-oxoglutarate transaminase translates to MNNADLQKRKESAIARGQANMAPVYVDRALNAEIWDVEGKRYIDFGAGIAVVNTGHNHPKVKAAVLAQLERFTHTCVMVSPYESAVALAEKLNAAAPGDTPKKSIFVTTGAEAVENCVKIARAHTGRPGIIAFNGGYHGRTNMTLGLTGKVTPYKIGFGPFPSDIFHIPYPNDYLGITEEQALADLQLRFICDIEPSRVAAIIIEPVQGEGGFYKASASFLKKLRALCDEHGMLLILDEIQSGFARTGTMFCHEQAGIEADLMTTAKGIAGGIPLAAVVGKADIMDAPIPGGLGGTYGGSPVGCAAGLAVFDVIEEEKLCDRATQIGARFVDHLTALQADYPHIIGDVRNAGAMIAVEFVHDGDVNKPYPELAKKLSASASENGLVLLSCGIRGNVIRFLPALTIEMDIIDEGMSIFKRCFKALV, encoded by the coding sequence ATGAACAACGCTGATCTACAAAAACGTAAAGAGAGTGCTATCGCTCGTGGCCAAGCTAACATGGCGCCAGTCTATGTTGACCGTGCTTTAAACGCTGAGATTTGGGATGTGGAAGGCAAACGCTACATCGATTTTGGTGCTGGTATCGCCGTCGTCAATACCGGCCATAATCATCCTAAAGTAAAAGCTGCGGTACTCGCACAGCTAGAACGCTTCACTCACACTTGCGTGATGGTTAGCCCATACGAATCCGCCGTAGCATTGGCTGAAAAGCTAAACGCGGCGGCTCCGGGAGACACTCCTAAAAAATCTATTTTTGTCACTACTGGCGCTGAAGCCGTCGAGAATTGCGTGAAAATAGCCCGCGCTCACACTGGCCGCCCAGGTATTATCGCGTTTAACGGTGGTTATCACGGCCGTACGAATATGACGTTGGGTCTAACAGGAAAAGTGACGCCATATAAAATTGGTTTCGGTCCTTTCCCCAGCGATATTTTCCATATTCCTTACCCCAATGACTATTTAGGCATTACCGAAGAACAAGCACTTGCTGACCTTCAATTACGCTTTATTTGTGACATTGAACCTTCTCGTGTTGCCGCTATCATCATTGAACCCGTTCAAGGTGAAGGTGGTTTTTACAAAGCCTCAGCAAGCTTTTTGAAGAAGCTTCGTGCCCTGTGTGATGAGCACGGAATGTTACTTATCCTTGATGAAATTCAATCGGGGTTTGCGCGTACAGGCACTATGTTCTGCCACGAACAAGCTGGCATTGAAGCAGACCTTATGACCACAGCAAAAGGCATCGCTGGGGGGATACCACTAGCAGCCGTTGTTGGTAAAGCAGACATTATGGACGCTCCAATCCCAGGCGGCCTAGGCGGGACGTACGGCGGTTCTCCTGTCGGTTGTGCGGCAGGCCTTGCGGTATTTGACGTGATAGAAGAAGAGAAACTATGCGATCGAGCGACACAAATAGGCGCTCGTTTTGTCGATCATCTAACCGCACTACAAGCGGACTATCCACACATTATTGGTGATGTACGTAACGCTGGCGCGATGATCGCGGTGGAGTTTGTACACGACGGTGATGTGAATAAACCTTACCCAGAGCTTGCTAAAAAATTGTCGGCAAGCGCTTCTGAAAACGGCCTAGTGTTATTGTCTTGTGGTATTCGCGGCAACGTTATCCGTTTCCTACCTGCGTTAACCATCGAGATGGACATCATCGATGAAGGCATGAGCATCTTTAAGCGCTGCTTCAAAGCGCTTGTTTAA
- a CDS encoding NAD-dependent succinate-semialdehyde dehydrogenase codes for MKAILSQPTLLKSHSYIGGEWVGAKSGKTFSITNPANGEHIIDVADLGAEETTLAVEAAEKAQKEWQGRTAKERATLLRRWNQLILDNQDDLATLMTLEQGKPLAEAKGEVAYGASFIDWFADEARRLNGDVIPTFAKDKRILTIKQPIGVVAAITPWNFPIAMITRKAGPALAAGCTIVIKPSDETPLCALALAELAHQAGIPAGVLNVVVGQDAKAIGGVLTGHPTVRKLSFTGSTPVGKLLLSQCAQTVKRTSMELGGNAPFIVFDDADLDAAVEGAIASKYRNAGQTCVCANRLLIQEGVYDAFAEKLAKRVATFKTGDGFSDGVSIGPLINNAAISKVEQLVSDAIAKGAKVLIGGSKSTAGERFFEPTILTGVTENMDIFSNEIFGPVAPLFKFKTEEEAVAMANNTPFGLASYFYSQNIARIWRVSEALEYGMVGINEGIISSEVAPFGGVKESGSGREGSQYGIDEYVEIKYMCMGGLA; via the coding sequence ATGAAAGCAATACTATCTCAGCCTACTCTATTAAAAAGCCATTCTTATATTGGAGGCGAGTGGGTCGGTGCTAAGTCGGGTAAGACGTTTTCGATTACCAACCCTGCAAACGGTGAACACATTATAGACGTCGCAGACTTAGGTGCGGAAGAAACAACGCTGGCGGTTGAAGCCGCTGAAAAAGCCCAAAAAGAATGGCAAGGCCGAACAGCAAAAGAGCGTGCTACTTTATTACGTCGCTGGAATCAGCTGATTTTAGACAACCAAGACGACTTAGCGACCTTGATGACATTAGAGCAAGGCAAGCCGCTTGCTGAAGCCAAAGGGGAAGTTGCTTATGGCGCGTCCTTTATTGATTGGTTTGCCGACGAAGCGCGTCGCTTGAATGGCGATGTGATTCCAACATTTGCCAAAGACAAGCGCATATTAACGATAAAACAACCCATTGGTGTGGTCGCCGCTATTACACCATGGAACTTTCCTATCGCAATGATCACTCGTAAAGCCGGCCCAGCGTTGGCGGCGGGTTGTACTATTGTCATCAAACCCTCTGACGAAACGCCTTTGTGTGCGCTAGCGCTAGCGGAGCTGGCACATCAAGCGGGTATTCCGGCCGGTGTGTTAAACGTCGTGGTTGGACAAGACGCAAAAGCCATTGGTGGCGTATTAACGGGTCATCCTACGGTGCGTAAATTGTCATTCACTGGGTCAACGCCGGTTGGTAAATTACTGCTGTCGCAATGTGCGCAAACCGTAAAACGTACCTCGATGGAATTGGGCGGCAACGCGCCTTTCATTGTGTTTGACGATGCAGACCTAGACGCCGCCGTAGAAGGCGCGATTGCGTCTAAATACCGTAACGCTGGCCAAACCTGTGTTTGTGCAAATCGCCTGCTGATTCAAGAGGGCGTGTACGATGCTTTCGCTGAAAAATTAGCGAAGCGGGTAGCGACATTCAAAACAGGCGACGGTTTTTCTGACGGCGTTTCCATTGGTCCGCTTATTAATAATGCGGCCATCAGCAAAGTCGAACAGTTGGTGAGCGATGCGATTGCCAAAGGGGCAAAAGTACTCATCGGCGGAAGCAAGTCAACGGCGGGCGAGCGTTTCTTTGAGCCAACCATTTTGACTGGCGTGACCGAAAACATGGACATTTTCTCTAACGAAATATTTGGTCCTGTTGCGCCCTTGTTTAAATTCAAAACCGAGGAAGAAGCCGTTGCCATGGCGAACAATACCCCATTTGGCTTGGCGTCTTACTTCTATTCCCAAAATATTGCGCGTATCTGGCGTGTTTCTGAAGCCTTGGAATACGGCATGGTGGGCATTAACGAAGGCATTATTTCCAGCGAAGTCGCGCCATTTGGTGGTGTGAAAGAGTCAGGAAGTGGCCGCGAAGGTTCTCAATACGGTATCGACGAATACGTTGAAATCAAATACATGTGCATGGGTGGATTAGCGTAA
- the lpdA gene encoding dihydrolipoyl dehydrogenase, with protein MTYDLVVLGSGPGGYAAAFRAADLGLTVAMIERHNTLGGVCLNVGCIPSKALLHVAGKILMADEPAHGVQFAKPTINLDEVRQHRQSTVDTLTGGLTMMAKGRKVTVLHGEGKFDSTSSIIVTKEGSEEKVEFKNAIIAVGSRAIKLPFVPYDDPRILDSTSALQLERIPEHLLVLGGGIIGLEMATVYQSLGAKITVAELGEQIMTGADKDLVQVFEQVNKDRMTFLTKTQVTNIEATPEALNVTLQDKDGERNLAVDAVLVAVGRSPNGKTAGISDVGVELDERGFVLINDRCQTSVSNIYAIGDVTHGPMLAHKASHQGHAAAEVIAGHKVDFLPLAIPSIAYTFPEVAWVGLTETEAKKQDIAVKNAVFPWSASGRAIASGVTQGKTKLIYDEITERVLGAGIVGSHAGELLGELTLAIEFGATLEDIALTIHAHPSLHETVGLAAELGAGTITDLPNKKAKKQQTN; from the coding sequence ATGACATACGATCTTGTGGTTTTAGGCAGCGGTCCTGGCGGTTATGCGGCCGCCTTTCGTGCTGCGGATTTAGGGTTAACCGTTGCCATGATAGAACGTCATAACACCTTGGGTGGCGTTTGTCTTAATGTTGGCTGCATTCCCTCCAAAGCACTTTTGCACGTCGCCGGAAAAATCCTCATGGCCGATGAACCAGCCCATGGCGTGCAATTTGCCAAACCAACCATCAATCTAGACGAGGTTCGGCAACACAGACAATCGACAGTAGACACATTAACTGGCGGCCTCACAATGATGGCTAAGGGAAGGAAGGTCACCGTCCTGCATGGCGAAGGGAAGTTTGACTCCACAAGCTCCATTATTGTTACCAAAGAAGGTTCAGAGGAAAAAGTAGAATTTAAAAATGCCATTATTGCCGTCGGTTCTCGTGCTATTAAGCTGCCTTTTGTGCCTTACGACGACCCACGTATTTTAGACTCCACCAGCGCACTGCAACTCGAGCGAATTCCTGAGCATCTATTAGTCCTTGGGGGTGGCATTATTGGCTTGGAAATGGCCACGGTTTACCAATCACTCGGCGCGAAAATCACCGTCGCGGAGCTTGGTGAGCAAATCATGACTGGCGCCGACAAAGATCTCGTGCAAGTCTTCGAGCAAGTAAACAAAGATCGCATGACATTTTTGACCAAGACCCAAGTCACCAACATAGAAGCCACACCCGAAGCCTTGAATGTCACCTTGCAAGACAAAGATGGCGAACGCAATCTAGCGGTAGACGCCGTACTCGTCGCTGTTGGTCGCTCTCCCAATGGTAAAACCGCTGGTATTTCTGACGTCGGGGTTGAGCTAGACGAACGCGGATTTGTATTGATTAATGACAGGTGTCAAACATCTGTATCTAATATTTACGCCATTGGTGATGTAACTCATGGCCCGATGCTAGCACACAAAGCGTCTCACCAAGGCCACGCGGCGGCCGAAGTGATTGCGGGCCACAAGGTGGACTTCCTACCACTGGCGATTCCTTCCATTGCTTATACTTTTCCAGAAGTGGCCTGGGTTGGTTTAACGGAAACCGAAGCGAAAAAACAAGATATCGCCGTCAAAAACGCTGTTTTTCCTTGGAGCGCCAGCGGTCGAGCCATCGCGTCTGGCGTGACTCAGGGCAAAACCAAACTCATCTATGATGAAATTACCGAACGTGTCTTAGGCGCTGGCATCGTTGGCTCTCATGCCGGCGAATTACTTGGGGAACTGACTTTAGCCATCGAATTCGGCGCCACACTGGAAGACATCGCCTTAACGATTCATGCCCATCCAAGTCTTCATGAAACGGTTGGCTTAGCAGCGGAGTTAGGTGCTGGGACGATTACCGACCTGCCGAATAAGAAAGCGAAGAAACAACAGACTAACTAA
- a CDS encoding TetR/AcrR family transcriptional regulator, with protein MTVEKNDTKNKIQDAAERLIIQGGYGAFSFRDIAEEVGIKSASVHYHYPTKGDLASAVMTRYINEFSAQLPNPNDESLDPNAMLEGFINGFKAKIVDHQNMSLCTMLTADKHILPDEVSAALAAFYNVKIEWLTLLFMRLASLQEVQAKTQTIQFLATLHGASVLVQATGNADFFERALSYWRMVYVK; from the coding sequence ATGACCGTTGAGAAAAATGATACAAAAAACAAAATACAGGACGCCGCGGAGCGTTTAATTATCCAAGGCGGCTATGGCGCGTTTAGTTTTCGCGATATTGCAGAAGAAGTCGGTATTAAGAGTGCAAGTGTTCACTACCATTATCCAACCAAAGGCGATCTTGCTTCGGCGGTCATGACCCGTTATATCAATGAGTTTTCAGCGCAGCTACCAAACCCAAATGATGAGAGTCTCGACCCTAACGCTATGCTGGAGGGGTTCATTAATGGCTTTAAGGCCAAGATTGTTGACCACCAGAATATGAGCCTCTGCACCATGCTGACGGCGGATAAACATATCCTGCCAGACGAAGTAAGCGCTGCTCTTGCTGCATTTTATAATGTCAAAATAGAATGGTTAACGTTGCTTTTTATGCGCTTGGCGTCTTTGCAGGAAGTGCAGGCGAAAACTCAAACGATTCAGTTTCTCGCCACACTCCATGGCGCCTCTGTTTTGGTCCAAGCAACCGGTAATGCCGATTTTTTTGAAAGAGCCTTGTCTTATTGGAGAATGGTATACGTTAAATAA
- the lpxM gene encoding lauroyl-Kdo(2)-lipid IV(A) myristoyltransferase (LpxM is lauroyl-Kdo(2)-lipid IV(A) myristoyltransferase, an enzyme characterized in Escherichia coli and involved in biosynthesis of the form of lipid A found in that species and some closely related species.): MTASDKNLHNPKFAWRFLAPRFWLTWLIVLFALVLAYVPFRIRDKLATKVVPLIMKKKSGALKRARLNIQHCFPEKSLQERETILRKSLETAAQFCFAYGELLVRSDKYKESRNDIIGGENLFPLLDRGENVITLVPHCWSIDYTGSMLASLGYTVTTIMKPQKNPLTDWLMHTQRMQYGRGVVYPRSAGIKPFLQSVKKGYVGYYLPDEDLGAQHSVFVPFFGAEKATMKGLGKLTKLTKANIVPMFQAYNAKTGKYELHIFPALENFPTGDDTQDAIVMNKALEAMIETHTEQYMWILSLLRSRPDGTKLY; encoded by the coding sequence ATGACCGCATCAGATAAAAATCTACATAACCCTAAGTTTGCATGGCGTTTTCTTGCCCCACGGTTTTGGCTTACTTGGCTGATAGTGCTGTTTGCGCTTGTTTTGGCTTATGTGCCTTTTCGTATTCGTGACAAGTTAGCGACGAAAGTTGTTCCTTTGATTATGAAGAAAAAAAGCGGGGCGTTAAAACGTGCTCGCTTAAATATTCAGCACTGTTTTCCAGAAAAATCGTTACAAGAGCGAGAAACCATTTTACGTAAGAGTTTAGAAACCGCAGCTCAATTTTGTTTTGCGTACGGTGAACTGTTGGTTCGTAGCGATAAGTACAAAGAAAGCCGCAATGACATCATTGGCGGTGAGAATCTGTTTCCTTTGTTGGATAGAGGCGAAAATGTCATTACCTTGGTGCCGCATTGCTGGTCCATTGATTACACGGGTTCAATGTTAGCCTCGCTTGGTTACACAGTGACAACCATTATGAAACCTCAAAAAAACCCATTAACCGATTGGCTGATGCACACCCAACGTATGCAGTACGGACGTGGTGTTGTTTACCCTAGAAGTGCAGGCATCAAACCTTTTCTTCAATCGGTTAAAAAAGGGTATGTAGGTTATTACCTGCCTGATGAAGATCTAGGAGCACAGCATTCGGTTTTTGTGCCCTTTTTCGGCGCTGAAAAAGCCACCATGAAAGGGTTAGGCAAGCTAACCAAATTAACAAAAGCCAATATCGTGCCAATGTTTCAAGCCTATAACGCAAAAACAGGCAAGTATGAACTGCATATTTTCCCAGCGCTTGAGAACTTTCCTACGGGCGATGACACTCAAGATGCCATTGTGATGAATAAGGCATTAGAAGCCATGATTGAAACTCATACTGAGCAGTACATGTGGATTTTGAGTTTGCTGCGTAGCCGGCCTGATGGCACTAAACTTTATTAA
- the hemF gene encoding oxygen-dependent coproporphyrinogen oxidase — protein MSERSTSPHDLDIHAVKQYLLSLQDAICSSLETVEPSIRFKEDAWDRPNGGGGRTRVIAGGDVIEKGGVNFSHVMGDNLPPSATADRPELAGGRFEAMGVSLVIHPNNPMAPTSHANVRLFIVYKDGMAPVWWFGGGFDLTPYYGFDEDCVHWHQTAHDAVESFGEGYYSRFKTWCDEYFYLKHRGEPRGIGGLFFDDFNEGSFEQCFSMMKAVGDAYTTAYLPILERRKNLPFTEQQRDFQLHRRGRYVEFNLVFDRGTHFGLQSGLGRTESILMSLPPEVRWTYEYHIEPGSEEAKLTDYYLTSKDWLAGAE, from the coding sequence ATGTCTGAGCGCTCAACTTCCCCTCATGATTTAGACATTCATGCGGTTAAACAGTACCTACTTTCTCTTCAAGATGCGATCTGCTCGTCTTTAGAAACGGTCGAACCTTCTATACGATTTAAAGAAGACGCTTGGGACAGACCAAACGGCGGTGGCGGACGAACGCGTGTCATCGCGGGTGGCGATGTCATTGAAAAAGGCGGTGTGAATTTTTCGCATGTGATGGGCGATAACCTTCCGCCTTCCGCAACAGCGGATCGCCCTGAGCTTGCAGGCGGCCGATTCGAAGCCATGGGCGTGTCTCTGGTGATTCATCCCAATAATCCGATGGCGCCCACCTCTCATGCTAATGTGCGTTTATTTATTGTTTATAAAGACGGGATGGCACCCGTTTGGTGGTTTGGCGGTGGCTTTGATCTGACGCCTTATTATGGCTTTGATGAAGACTGTGTTCATTGGCACCAAACGGCACACGATGCCGTTGAGTCCTTTGGTGAAGGCTATTATTCTCGCTTTAAAACATGGTGTGACGAGTATTTCTATCTAAAACACCGCGGTGAACCTCGTGGTATTGGTGGTTTGTTTTTTGACGACTTTAACGAAGGCAGCTTCGAGCAGTGTTTTAGCATGATGAAAGCCGTGGGCGACGCCTACACAACAGCTTATTTGCCTATATTAGAGCGTCGTAAAAACCTGCCTTTTACCGAGCAGCAGCGTGACTTTCAACTGCATCGACGTGGACGCTATGTTGAATTTAATCTGGTGTTCGACCGAGGTACGCACTTTGGTTTGCAAAGCGGCTTAGGTCGTACGGAATCCATCTTGATGTCATTACCGCCGGAAGTACGTTGGACGTATGAGTACCACATTGAACCTGGCAGTGAAGAGGCCAAGTTAACCGACTATTATCTGACATCGAAAGATTGGCTTGCTGGGGCTGAATGA
- the aroE gene encoding shikimate dehydrogenase, whose protein sequence is MDQYAVVGNPIAHSKSPSIHKHFAEQTQQELIYSTLLGDDVQFERQVRDFFANDGKGMNITMPFKERAYAMCDVLSKRAEQAGAVNTLLMSENGDIFGDNTDGIGMVRDITHNHGQALTGKRVLILGAGGAVRGVLEPLLSENPESVTIANRTVEKAQALAELFDCLASTFEGLKGEFDIIINGTSASLSGSLPPLKDELAGSKTWCYDMMYGKERTVFLQWADDHGGKGADGLGMLVGQAAEAFYLWRQVRPDTASLVALMRKQMEAS, encoded by the coding sequence TTGGATCAATACGCCGTGGTTGGTAATCCGATTGCTCACAGCAAATCGCCTAGCATACATAAGCATTTTGCCGAGCAAACACAGCAAGAACTTATCTATTCGACACTATTAGGCGACGATGTTCAATTTGAGCGCCAAGTAAGAGATTTTTTTGCCAACGACGGCAAAGGCATGAACATTACGATGCCGTTTAAAGAACGTGCTTATGCCATGTGTGACGTATTAAGCAAGCGAGCAGAACAAGCTGGCGCAGTGAACACCTTGCTTATGAGTGAAAATGGCGACATTTTCGGCGACAATACCGACGGTATCGGCATGGTTCGAGACATAACGCATAATCATGGGCAAGCATTAACCGGCAAGCGCGTGTTGATTTTAGGCGCTGGCGGCGCGGTGCGTGGTGTGCTTGAACCTCTTTTATCTGAGAACCCAGAATCTGTCACCATTGCCAATCGTACGGTCGAAAAAGCGCAGGCGTTGGCCGAGCTTTTTGATTGTTTAGCCTCGACGTTTGAAGGTTTAAAAGGCGAATTCGATATCATAATCAATGGTACATCGGCGAGTTTGTCCGGTAGTCTACCACCGTTAAAAGACGAATTAGCGGGCTCGAAAACATGGTGTTACGACATGATGTACGGCAAAGAGCGCACGGTGTTTCTGCAATGGGCCGATGACCATGGCGGCAAAGGAGCAGACGGTCTTGGTATGTTAGTGGGTCAAGCCGCAGAAGCGTTTTATCTATGGCGTCAGGTTCGTCCTGACACCGCCAGCCTGGTTGCCTTGATGCGCAAACAAATGGAAGCCAGCTGA
- a CDS encoding GNAT family N-acetyltransferase, translating to MKAQWFNSVDQIGESKWQAAIGETRYPFAQFAFHKALEQSKSIGDGTGWYPEYLLVMDDDDVPLAIAPTYLKTHSQGEFVFDWSWADAYQRYGMDYFPKRIWAIPFSPVTGSRIFSRLDPKGDDVQFSHLYPALAELMTQANQDRGFSSWHLLFTKPEHAALFASNKDLLHRISCQFHWFNRDYQDMEHYFSHFSSRKRKAARKERDKVTKQGIHLTRTLGNELTSAEIDFFYLCYQSTYAKRGQQGYLTREFFGQLADTMGEKIVLVQACRGEDAIAASWCFFDNHSLYGRYWGCLEEVDCLHFEACYYQGIEFCLEKGLQHFDPGTQGEHKIARGFEPVFSHSIHYIAHEGFRDAIGNFCEEEAESVRGYHQDTHALLPFKEK from the coding sequence ATGAAAGCGCAGTGGTTCAATTCTGTTGATCAAATAGGTGAATCCAAGTGGCAGGCGGCTATTGGAGAAACGCGTTATCCCTTTGCGCAATTTGCCTTTCATAAAGCCTTAGAGCAAAGCAAAAGTATCGGTGATGGCACTGGCTGGTATCCAGAATATTTACTGGTGATGGACGATGATGATGTTCCACTTGCTATTGCGCCAACCTATTTGAAAACCCATTCTCAGGGTGAATTTGTCTTTGATTGGTCATGGGCGGACGCCTATCAGCGTTACGGCATGGATTATTTTCCTAAACGTATTTGGGCGATTCCCTTCTCCCCGGTAACAGGTTCAAGAATTTTTTCTCGCCTTGATCCAAAAGGCGATGATGTTCAGTTTTCTCATTTGTACCCTGCGCTTGCGGAGTTGATGACACAAGCAAACCAAGATCGAGGTTTCTCAAGCTGGCATCTGTTATTTACCAAGCCAGAACACGCCGCCTTATTCGCGTCAAACAAAGACCTTCTGCATCGTATTTCCTGTCAGTTTCATTGGTTCAATCGTGACTATCAGGACATGGAACACTACTTTTCTCACTTCTCCAGCCGCAAACGCAAAGCCGCGCGCAAAGAGCGAGACAAGGTTACCAAGCAAGGCATTCATCTTACTCGAACGCTAGGCAATGAACTGACGTCGGCCGAGATCGATTTCTTTTACTTGTGCTATCAATCGACGTACGCCAAACGCGGTCAGCAAGGTTATTTAACGCGTGAGTTTTTCGGCCAATTAGCCGACACCATGGGCGAGAAAATTGTTTTGGTACAAGCTTGCCGAGGTGAGGATGCGATCGCGGCGTCATGGTGTTTCTTCGACAATCACTCATTATACGGCCGTTATTGGGGTTGTTTGGAAGAAGTTGATTGTTTGCACTTCGAAGCGTGTTATTACCAAGGTATTGAATTTTGCCTTGAAAAAGGCTTACAGCACTTCGATCCGGGCACGCAAGGAGAACACAAAATCGCCCGCGGCTTTGAGCCCGTCTTTAGCCATAGCATTCATTATATTGCTCATGAAGGTTTTCGTGATGCGATTGGTAATTTCTGTGAAGAAGAAGCGGAATCAGTGCGTGGATATCATCAAGATACTCACGCTCTTTTGCCTTTTAAAGAGAAGTAA